One genomic region from Amphiprion ocellaris isolate individual 3 ecotype Okinawa chromosome 20, ASM2253959v1, whole genome shotgun sequence encodes:
- the fam98b gene encoding protein FAM98B yields MECDILDSLEQLGYDGPLLEEKALLRAAEGGLSSPEYVDLCRWLSSKLQPLSDLEESITSGPEDMDSLQAEMSGLLKELHCPYVEVVSGILKGTERNTKEHLKFVLFLASELQAAQIVRSRRVCEKQQGKSPAFEELQVICETLKLSEPRGQDTARVFSQVQNKVEKLLADLPNASVGNPVLKKPLDSEHWEKLHNINAALSSEYECRRRMLIKRLDVTVQSFGWSDRAKVRVDSMARAYQPKRHSLKPQSTVDMAELLAAREDICNVVKTSSGSSREKTACAVNKILMGRVPDRGGRPSEIQAPPPEMPPWQKRQDGGGGGGWGGRGGGGGGWGQGGRGGGGGWKGGGGGRWNQGGHSRHGDYGGHGGYGGHGGKRGRYQH; encoded by the exons ATGGAGTGCGACATTTTGGACTCTTTAGAGCAGCTCGG CTATGACGGTCCTCTGCTGGAGGAGAAGGCGCTGCTCAGAGCCGCAGAGGGAGGCCTGTCCTCCCCGGAGTATGTGGACCTTTGCCGGTGGCTGTCATCCAAGTTACAGCCGCTGTCTGACCTGGAGGAGAGCATCACTTCCGGTCCAG AGGACATGGACAGCCTCCAGGCAGAGATGAGCGGtttgctgaaggagctgcactGTCCTTATGTAGAAGTCGTTTCAGGGATTCTCAAGGGCACTGAGCGAAATACAAAAGAGCATCTCAAGTTTGTCT tgtttttagCTTCTGAGCTCCAGGCGGCTCAGATTGTGAGGAGCAGGCGAGTCTGTGAGAAACAACAAGGCAAGAGTCCAGCGTTCGAGGAGCTTCAAGTGATCTGTGAAACGCTAAAACTGTCAGAACCCAGAGGACAGGACACAGCACGAGTTTTCTCTCAAGTGCAAAACAAG GTTGAAAAGCTACTTGCTGATCTTCCTAATGCCTCTGTTGGAAACCCAGTGTTGAAGAAACCTCTCGACAGTGAACATTGG gagaAGCTACACAACATAAACGCAGCTCTGTCGTCAGAGTACGAGTGTCGCCGCAGGATGCTGATCAAACGTCTGGACGTCACAGTTCAGTCGTTCGGATGGTCAGACAGAGCAAAG gTGAGGGTGGACAGTATGGCCAGAGCCTACCAGCCTAAGCGACACTCTCTGAAGCCCCAGTCCACAGTAGACATGGCTGAGCTGCTGGCTGCCAGAGAAGACATCTGCAACGTGGTGAAGACCAGCAGCGGCTCCAGCAGAGAAAAGACTGCTTGTGCTGTCAACAAG ATCCTGATGGGAAGAGTGCCGGACCGTGGAGGACGTCCATCAGAGATACAAGCGCCACCTCCGGAGATGCCGCCCTGGCAGAAAAGACAagatggtggaggaggaggtgggtggGGAGGACGAGGCGGTGGTGGCGGAGGATGGGGACAAGGAGGacgaggtggtggaggaggttggaaaggaggaggaggaggacgatggAACCAAGGAGGACACAGTAGACATGGAGATTATGGAGGACATGGTGGATATGGAGGACACGGAGGCAAGAGAGGACGGTACCAGCACTAG
- the ptpn21 gene encoding tyrosine-protein phosphatase non-receptor type 21 isoform X1 — protein MPLPFGLKLKRTRRYTVSSKSCLVTRIQLLNGEFVEFTLSVESTGQECLEAVAQRLELREITYFSLWYFNKQNQQRWIDLEKPLKKQLDKYGLEPTVYFGVVFYIPSITQLQQEITRYQYYLQLKKDVLEGRISCSLEQAIRLASLAVQADFGDFNRYDSQEFLQKFALFPIDWIQDERVLEEATQKVALLYQSFRGLSAAEAEMLYMQEVEKMEGYGQESYQAKDSTGTDVTLGSCLDGIFVKHKNTRPLLLFRWHEINNMSHNRSFFALELANREESVQFQTEDMETSKYVCRMCLARLKFYKINKSSLEECDPLPSEGSQKSLLTLSFPRFPMLSRPSLSSNKGQTQPTVVNPVRRRSSTRISLPKPQGYMMPPPQMHYNGHFTEPYTSSQDNLYMNSQNGYYYHSQTSLDCSPLEYGSGGRLRNGSVYSAHSTSSLTNPQHYLQPSPMSSNPSITSDITRPDYVPSHRHSALIPPSYRATPDYETVMRQKNRGAGGGMVLSQEHRQSHSMRNLNIGNSYAYSRPDPLVYSQPEIRGEHGGAAQHHHYPFHLGSSFHSPSPYPYPTERRPVVGAVSVPELTNVQLQQAQEYPAPNIMRTHVYRPPPPYPYAHPRPANSTPDLSRHLYVSSSNPDLIITRRVHHSVQTFQEDSLPVAHSLQEVSEPLFSGPQHRHPYHAQKRNSIEIAGLTHSLEGMRVKERTVSSSAAETATPPPVLRGGRSQGSQLNVFLERTKTEDRGDIKEDVQYGHKKSLSDATMLVHSSGEEEEFEDDSGRHTPLSQDAMAAIVPEQPPQQYHSLTSLSSLTTQQQTPIEPPPAYPIGSSLDPSITSPLSYKVHPLIQEGEPLYLLSDLRRPRIMPSVSEGDLSGQAKQKPKKDFKKRPVSDVPPGKKTVEGLPPPGMKKGARSEVKKMGPLKVAHLNGLSVSRQPVHVEIKDEPERASNDERCKVLEQHMDRGELLKEYESIPKRRPGGECTVAQQPESGDKNRFQDVLPYDDTRVELVPTKENNTGYINASHIRITVSGQEWSYIATQGPLSNTCQDFWQMVWEQSVSIIAMVTAEEESGREKSFRYWPRLGSRHNTVTYGRFKITTRFRTESGCYATTGLRIKHLLTGQERTVWHLQYTDWPDHGCPEDFKGFLTYLEEIQSVRRHTNSISDPKNTNLPVLVHCSAGVGRSGVVILSEIMIACLEHNETLDVPKALLALRAQRMMMVQTLSQYTFIYKVLIQYLRSSRLI, from the exons ATGCCCTTGCCATTTGGCTTAAAACTCAAAAGGACTCGAAGGTATACTGTTTCAAGCAAGAGCTGTCTTGTCACTCGGATTCAGCTTCTCAATGGAGAGTTTGTTGAGTTTACACTTTCAGTGGAGAGCACTGGACAGGAATGTTTGGAGGCAGTTGCCCAGAGACTCGAGTTAAGAGag ATAACTTATTTCAGTCTGTGGTACTTCAACAAGCAAAACCAACAGAGATGGATTGACTTGGAGAAGCCACTGAAGAAGCAGCTAGACAAATATGGGCTGGAGCCCACCGTTTACTTTGGAGTCGTGTTTTACATACCCAGTATCACCCAACTGCAACAGGAGATCACAAG ATATCAGTATTACCTACAACTGAAGAAGGATGTTCTAGAAGGCAGGATCTCATGCTCACTAGAGCAAGCTATACGTTTAGCTAGCCTGGCAGTGCAAG CTGACTTTGGAGACTTCAATCGATATGATTCCCAGGAATTCCTCCAGAAGTTTGCACTATTCCCTATT GACTGGATTCAGGATGAGCGAGTGCTGGAAGAGGCCACTCAGAAAGTGGCTCTTCTTTATCAATCCTTCAG gGGGTTGTCAGCCGCAGAGGCAGAGATGCTGTACATGCAGGAGGTGGAGAAAATGGAAGGATATGGCCAGGAAAGCTATCAAGCCAAG GACAGTACAGGCACAGATGTTACCCTGGGGTCCTGCCTTGATGGCATCTTTgtcaagcacaaaaacacacgtcCACTTCTTTTATTTAG GTGGCATGAAATTAACAACATGAGTCACAACAGGTCCTTCTTTGCCCTGGAGCTAGCCAACAGGGAAGAGAGTGTTCAGTTCCAGACT GAAGACATGGAAACCTCCAAATATGTGTGCCGGATGTGTCTGGCCAGACTCAAGTTTTATAAGATTAACAAGAGTAGCCT AGAGGAGTGTGACCCGCTGCCTTCTGAGGGCTCCCAGAAGTCCCTTCTCACTCTATCCTTTCCTCGTTTTCCAATGCTCTCTCGCCCCTCTCTGTCTTCTAATAAGGG CCAAACCCAACCCACAGTtgtaaatccagtgagacggaGATCCTCAACTAGAATATCTCTG CCAAAGCCACAGGGCTACATGATGCCCCCTCCACAAATGCACTACAATGGGCATTTCACAGAGCCTTACACATCATCACAAG ACAACCTATATATGAACAGTCAGAACGGGTATTACTACCACTCTCAGACCAGCCTGGACTGCTCTCCTTTGGAATATGGCAGCGGAGGGCGTTTACGTAACGGCAGCGTCTACAGCGCCCATAGCACCAGCTCTCTAACCAATCCTCAGCACTACCTTCAGCCCTCGCCCATGTCCTCCAACCCCTCTATTACTAGCGACATCACCAGGCCAGATTATGTTCCCTCTCACCGTCACAGCGCTCTCATCCCACCTTCCTATCGGGCCACTCCTGACTATGAGACAGTGATGCGTCAGAAGAATCGAGGTGCAGGGGGGGGAATGGTTTTGTCTCAAGAGCACCGGCAGAGCCACTCCATGAGGAACCTGAACATTGGAAACTCATATGCATACAGTAGACCGGACCCTCTGGTTTACAGCCAGCCAGAGATTAGAGGGGAGCATGGCGGCGCAGCCCAGCACCACCACTATCCCTTCCATCTGGGCTCCAGCTTCCACAGCCCTTCTCCGTACCCATATCCTACAGAGAGAAGGCCTGTAGTGGGAGCGGTCAGTGTCCCGGAGCTCACAAATGTCCAGCTACAGCAGGCACAGGAGTATCCAGCCCCCAACATCATGAGAACACATGTGTACCGACCACCTCCACCCTACCCATACGCTCATCCTCGACCTGCAAACAGTACACCCGATCTGTCACGTCACCTGTACGTCAGCAGTAGCAATCCAGACCTGATTATCACAAGACGTGTGCATCATTCAGTCCAGACCTTTCAAGAGGACAGCCTGCCTGTTGCGCACTCTTTGCAAGAAGTCTCAGAGCCTCTTTTCAGCGGACCCCAACACAGACACCCATACCATGCTCAGAAGCGTAATTCTATTGAAATTGCTGGGTTGACGCACAGTCTGGAGGGGATGAGAGTCAAAGAGCGGACTGTTTCGTCTTCGGCAGCTGAAACGGCCACGCCCCCTCCGGTGCTGCGTGGCGGTCGCTCTCAGGGGTCGCAGCTCAATGTGTTTTTGGAACGTACAAAGACAGAGGACAGGGGAGACATTAAAGAGGACGTGCAGTATGGACACAAAAAGTCTCTTTCAGACGCCACCATGCTAGTTCACAGCAGCGGTGAAGAAGAGGAGTTTGAGGACGACAGCGGACGCCATACTCCACTTTCTCAGGACGCAATGGCAGCCATTGTTCCTGAGCAGCCGCCACAACAGTATCACAGCCTGACATCCCTGTCTTCTCTGACAACTCAGCAACAGACTCCCATTGAGCCTCCTCCTGCATATCCCATAGGCTCTTCCCTCGACCCCTCTATAACCAGCCCCTTGTCCTACAAGGTTCACCCCCTGATCCAGGAAGGTGAGCCCCTGTACCTGCTGTCAGATTTACGACGGCCCAGGATTATGCCCTCGGTCTCAGAGGGAGACCTGAGTGGCCAAGCCAAGCAGAAGCCTAAGAAAGACTTTAAGAAGAGGCCTGTGTCTGATGTGCCTCCAGGGAAGAAAACTGTAGAGGGTTTACCGCCTCCA GGCATGAAGAAAGGAGCTAGGTCAGAGGTGAAGAAGATGGGTCCTCTGAAAGTGGCCCATCTCAATGGACTATCAGTGTCCAGGCAGCCAGTGCATGTCGAGATCAAGGATGAGCCTGAACGTGCCTCTAATGACGAGCGG TGTAAGGTGCTGGAGCAGCACATGGACAGGGGTGAGCTGTTAAAAGAGTATGAGAGTATCCCAAAGCGACGTCCAGGAGGGGAGTGCACTGTTGCCCAGCAGCCAGAAAGCGGAGACAAGAACCGCTTCCAAGATGTCCTGCCTTATGATGACACCCGAGTGGAGCTGGTTCCCACTAAAGAGAACAACACAGGCTACATCAATGCGTCACACATTAGA ATAACAGTAAGTGGACAGGAGTGGAGTTACATCGCCACGCAGGGTCCCCTGTCGAACACGTGTCAGGACTTCTGGCAGATGGTTTGGGAACAGAGCGTCTCCATCATCGCTATGGTTACTGCTGAAGAG GAGAGCGGTCGAGAAAAGAGCTTCCGGTACTGGCCCCGGCTTGGCTCACGGCACAACACAGTGACGTACGGTCGCTTCAAGATCACCACACGCTTCCGCACAGAGTCCGGCTGCTACGCCACCACAGGCCTGAGGATCAAACACCTCCTGACGGGACAAGAGAGGACTGTCTGGCACCTGCAGTACACAGACTGGCCTGACCACGGCTGTCCTGAGGACTTCAAAGGCTTCCTCA CCTACCTGGAGGAGATCCAGTCTGtgaggagacacacaaacagcatcagTGATCCAAAGAACACCAACCTACCTGTGCTGGTCCACTGCAGTGCTGGAGTGGGTCGGAGTGGAGTCGTCATCCTGTCTGAGATCATGATAGCTTGCCTCGAGCACAATGAG ACGCTGGATGTCCCAAAAGCCCTTTTGGCGCTGCGTGCTCAGAGGATGATGATGGTTCAGACCTTGTCTCAGTACACCTTCATCTACAAGGTCCTCATTCAATACCTCCGCAGTTCCAGGCTGATCTAA
- the ptpn21 gene encoding tyrosine-protein phosphatase non-receptor type 21 isoform X2, whose translation MPLPFGLKLKRTRRYTVSSKSCLVTRIQLLNGEFVEFTLSVESTGQECLEAVAQRLELREITYFSLWYFNKQNQQRWIDLEKPLKKQLDKYGLEPTVYFGVVFYIPSITQLQQEITRYQYYLQLKKDVLEGRISCSLEQAIRLASLAVQADFGDFNRYDSQEFLQKFALFPIDWIQDERVLEEATQKVALLYQSFRGLSAAEAEMLYMQEVEKMEGYGQESYQAKDSTGTDVTLGSCLDGIFVKHKNTRPLLLFRWHEINNMSHNRSFFALELANREESVQFQTEDMETSKYVCRMCLARLKFYKINKSSLQTQPTVVNPVRRRSSTRISLPKPQGYMMPPPQMHYNGHFTEPYTSSQDNLYMNSQNGYYYHSQTSLDCSPLEYGSGGRLRNGSVYSAHSTSSLTNPQHYLQPSPMSSNPSITSDITRPDYVPSHRHSALIPPSYRATPDYETVMRQKNRGAGGGMVLSQEHRQSHSMRNLNIGNSYAYSRPDPLVYSQPEIRGEHGGAAQHHHYPFHLGSSFHSPSPYPYPTERRPVVGAVSVPELTNVQLQQAQEYPAPNIMRTHVYRPPPPYPYAHPRPANSTPDLSRHLYVSSSNPDLIITRRVHHSVQTFQEDSLPVAHSLQEVSEPLFSGPQHRHPYHAQKRNSIEIAGLTHSLEGMRVKERTVSSSAAETATPPPVLRGGRSQGSQLNVFLERTKTEDRGDIKEDVQYGHKKSLSDATMLVHSSGEEEEFEDDSGRHTPLSQDAMAAIVPEQPPQQYHSLTSLSSLTTQQQTPIEPPPAYPIGSSLDPSITSPLSYKVHPLIQEGEPLYLLSDLRRPRIMPSVSEGDLSGQAKQKPKKDFKKRPVSDVPPGKKTVEGLPPPGMKKGARSEVKKMGPLKVAHLNGLSVSRQPVHVEIKDEPERASNDERCKVLEQHMDRGELLKEYESIPKRRPGGECTVAQQPESGDKNRFQDVLPYDDTRVELVPTKENNTGYINASHIRITVSGQEWSYIATQGPLSNTCQDFWQMVWEQSVSIIAMVTAEEESGREKSFRYWPRLGSRHNTVTYGRFKITTRFRTESGCYATTGLRIKHLLTGQERTVWHLQYTDWPDHGCPEDFKGFLTYLEEIQSVRRHTNSISDPKNTNLPVLVHCSAGVGRSGVVILSEIMIACLEHNETLDVPKALLALRAQRMMMVQTLSQYTFIYKVLIQYLRSSRLI comes from the exons ATGCCCTTGCCATTTGGCTTAAAACTCAAAAGGACTCGAAGGTATACTGTTTCAAGCAAGAGCTGTCTTGTCACTCGGATTCAGCTTCTCAATGGAGAGTTTGTTGAGTTTACACTTTCAGTGGAGAGCACTGGACAGGAATGTTTGGAGGCAGTTGCCCAGAGACTCGAGTTAAGAGag ATAACTTATTTCAGTCTGTGGTACTTCAACAAGCAAAACCAACAGAGATGGATTGACTTGGAGAAGCCACTGAAGAAGCAGCTAGACAAATATGGGCTGGAGCCCACCGTTTACTTTGGAGTCGTGTTTTACATACCCAGTATCACCCAACTGCAACAGGAGATCACAAG ATATCAGTATTACCTACAACTGAAGAAGGATGTTCTAGAAGGCAGGATCTCATGCTCACTAGAGCAAGCTATACGTTTAGCTAGCCTGGCAGTGCAAG CTGACTTTGGAGACTTCAATCGATATGATTCCCAGGAATTCCTCCAGAAGTTTGCACTATTCCCTATT GACTGGATTCAGGATGAGCGAGTGCTGGAAGAGGCCACTCAGAAAGTGGCTCTTCTTTATCAATCCTTCAG gGGGTTGTCAGCCGCAGAGGCAGAGATGCTGTACATGCAGGAGGTGGAGAAAATGGAAGGATATGGCCAGGAAAGCTATCAAGCCAAG GACAGTACAGGCACAGATGTTACCCTGGGGTCCTGCCTTGATGGCATCTTTgtcaagcacaaaaacacacgtcCACTTCTTTTATTTAG GTGGCATGAAATTAACAACATGAGTCACAACAGGTCCTTCTTTGCCCTGGAGCTAGCCAACAGGGAAGAGAGTGTTCAGTTCCAGACT GAAGACATGGAAACCTCCAAATATGTGTGCCGGATGTGTCTGGCCAGACTCAAGTTTTATAAGATTAACAAGAGTAGCCT CCAAACCCAACCCACAGTtgtaaatccagtgagacggaGATCCTCAACTAGAATATCTCTG CCAAAGCCACAGGGCTACATGATGCCCCCTCCACAAATGCACTACAATGGGCATTTCACAGAGCCTTACACATCATCACAAG ACAACCTATATATGAACAGTCAGAACGGGTATTACTACCACTCTCAGACCAGCCTGGACTGCTCTCCTTTGGAATATGGCAGCGGAGGGCGTTTACGTAACGGCAGCGTCTACAGCGCCCATAGCACCAGCTCTCTAACCAATCCTCAGCACTACCTTCAGCCCTCGCCCATGTCCTCCAACCCCTCTATTACTAGCGACATCACCAGGCCAGATTATGTTCCCTCTCACCGTCACAGCGCTCTCATCCCACCTTCCTATCGGGCCACTCCTGACTATGAGACAGTGATGCGTCAGAAGAATCGAGGTGCAGGGGGGGGAATGGTTTTGTCTCAAGAGCACCGGCAGAGCCACTCCATGAGGAACCTGAACATTGGAAACTCATATGCATACAGTAGACCGGACCCTCTGGTTTACAGCCAGCCAGAGATTAGAGGGGAGCATGGCGGCGCAGCCCAGCACCACCACTATCCCTTCCATCTGGGCTCCAGCTTCCACAGCCCTTCTCCGTACCCATATCCTACAGAGAGAAGGCCTGTAGTGGGAGCGGTCAGTGTCCCGGAGCTCACAAATGTCCAGCTACAGCAGGCACAGGAGTATCCAGCCCCCAACATCATGAGAACACATGTGTACCGACCACCTCCACCCTACCCATACGCTCATCCTCGACCTGCAAACAGTACACCCGATCTGTCACGTCACCTGTACGTCAGCAGTAGCAATCCAGACCTGATTATCACAAGACGTGTGCATCATTCAGTCCAGACCTTTCAAGAGGACAGCCTGCCTGTTGCGCACTCTTTGCAAGAAGTCTCAGAGCCTCTTTTCAGCGGACCCCAACACAGACACCCATACCATGCTCAGAAGCGTAATTCTATTGAAATTGCTGGGTTGACGCACAGTCTGGAGGGGATGAGAGTCAAAGAGCGGACTGTTTCGTCTTCGGCAGCTGAAACGGCCACGCCCCCTCCGGTGCTGCGTGGCGGTCGCTCTCAGGGGTCGCAGCTCAATGTGTTTTTGGAACGTACAAAGACAGAGGACAGGGGAGACATTAAAGAGGACGTGCAGTATGGACACAAAAAGTCTCTTTCAGACGCCACCATGCTAGTTCACAGCAGCGGTGAAGAAGAGGAGTTTGAGGACGACAGCGGACGCCATACTCCACTTTCTCAGGACGCAATGGCAGCCATTGTTCCTGAGCAGCCGCCACAACAGTATCACAGCCTGACATCCCTGTCTTCTCTGACAACTCAGCAACAGACTCCCATTGAGCCTCCTCCTGCATATCCCATAGGCTCTTCCCTCGACCCCTCTATAACCAGCCCCTTGTCCTACAAGGTTCACCCCCTGATCCAGGAAGGTGAGCCCCTGTACCTGCTGTCAGATTTACGACGGCCCAGGATTATGCCCTCGGTCTCAGAGGGAGACCTGAGTGGCCAAGCCAAGCAGAAGCCTAAGAAAGACTTTAAGAAGAGGCCTGTGTCTGATGTGCCTCCAGGGAAGAAAACTGTAGAGGGTTTACCGCCTCCA GGCATGAAGAAAGGAGCTAGGTCAGAGGTGAAGAAGATGGGTCCTCTGAAAGTGGCCCATCTCAATGGACTATCAGTGTCCAGGCAGCCAGTGCATGTCGAGATCAAGGATGAGCCTGAACGTGCCTCTAATGACGAGCGG TGTAAGGTGCTGGAGCAGCACATGGACAGGGGTGAGCTGTTAAAAGAGTATGAGAGTATCCCAAAGCGACGTCCAGGAGGGGAGTGCACTGTTGCCCAGCAGCCAGAAAGCGGAGACAAGAACCGCTTCCAAGATGTCCTGCCTTATGATGACACCCGAGTGGAGCTGGTTCCCACTAAAGAGAACAACACAGGCTACATCAATGCGTCACACATTAGA ATAACAGTAAGTGGACAGGAGTGGAGTTACATCGCCACGCAGGGTCCCCTGTCGAACACGTGTCAGGACTTCTGGCAGATGGTTTGGGAACAGAGCGTCTCCATCATCGCTATGGTTACTGCTGAAGAG GAGAGCGGTCGAGAAAAGAGCTTCCGGTACTGGCCCCGGCTTGGCTCACGGCACAACACAGTGACGTACGGTCGCTTCAAGATCACCACACGCTTCCGCACAGAGTCCGGCTGCTACGCCACCACAGGCCTGAGGATCAAACACCTCCTGACGGGACAAGAGAGGACTGTCTGGCACCTGCAGTACACAGACTGGCCTGACCACGGCTGTCCTGAGGACTTCAAAGGCTTCCTCA CCTACCTGGAGGAGATCCAGTCTGtgaggagacacacaaacagcatcagTGATCCAAAGAACACCAACCTACCTGTGCTGGTCCACTGCAGTGCTGGAGTGGGTCGGAGTGGAGTCGTCATCCTGTCTGAGATCATGATAGCTTGCCTCGAGCACAATGAG ACGCTGGATGTCCCAAAAGCCCTTTTGGCGCTGCGTGCTCAGAGGATGATGATGGTTCAGACCTTGTCTCAGTACACCTTCATCTACAAGGTCCTCATTCAATACCTCCGCAGTTCCAGGCTGATCTAA